TCGTTGGGCATAACGGCTCTGGAAAATCAACACTTGCCCGATTGTTAAATGGTCTTTTGCTTCCAACTGAAGGGGCTATCCATGTCATGGGCACGGCTATTAATAAAGAGTCGGTGTGGGAAGTCCGGAAGCATGTCGGCATGGTCTTTCAAAACCCTGACAATCAATTCGTAGGGACAACCGTTCGAGATGATGTTGCTTTTGGCCTTGAAAACATTGGAGTTGAACGGGATGAGATGGTTCGCCGAATTGAATGGGCAGCAGAAAGGGTTAAAATGTCTAAGTTTTTAGAGTACGAACCACATAGGCTGTCTGGGGGACAAAAGCAACGGGTAGCCATTGCAAGCGTTCTTGCAGTTCAGCCAGCAATCATCATATTAGACGAAGCTACGTCGATGCTAGACCCTATTGGGCGAGCTGAAGTTCTTTCTACCGTTCGCGAACTGAAAAATGAGGCAAATATTACAGTCATCTCTATTACTCATGATTTGGAAGAAGCTGCGCTAGCAGACCGCATTATTGTTATGAACGGTGGGGAGAAATTCGCTGAAGGAAAGCCGGAAGAAATTTTTCAACTGGATGAACGCTTAAATGAAATTGGTCTCGACCTTCCATTTTCTTATAAGGTCAGCAAACTACTACAACAAAATGGAGTTTCACTCGAAAAGCTCCATATTACAGAAGAAAGCTTGGTGGATGAATTATGCAAATTAGCATCAATCAATTAGAACATCGC
This genomic window from Bacillus kexueae contains:
- a CDS encoding energy-coupling factor ABC transporter ATP-binding protein; amino-acid sequence: MVKPVIQVDQVTYRYERDETTRAALQNVSLSVYEGEWLALVGHNGSGKSTLARLLNGLLLPTEGAIHVMGTAINKESVWEVRKHVGMVFQNPDNQFVGTTVRDDVAFGLENIGVERDEMVRRIEWAAERVKMSKFLEYEPHRLSGGQKQRVAIASVLAVQPAIIILDEATSMLDPIGRAEVLSTVRELKNEANITVISITHDLEEAALADRIIVMNGGEKFAEGKPEEIFQLDERLNEIGLDLPFSYKVSKLLQQNGVSLEKLHITEESLVDELCKLASIN